The Microplitis mediator isolate UGA2020A chromosome 8, iyMicMedi2.1, whole genome shotgun sequence genome has a window encoding:
- the LOC130674002 gene encoding negative elongation factor E → MVYLHFPSNLTEEEKMLQDKYNKLKRKKKALQDLKTPKPEPERMPQAPKRPTEARDAREVAKKLIKSGVITAPKTPKRPEQSFKRPRGLERKLNSTEKTISSYQPFCPTQPEEEEADAAARPRVKGLYESFVSAKSDTRPVDKTPLKPELKPRAGNTIFVSGYKISEDYLKKHFTSFGSILNISMEAEKNRGFITFDKPEAAERAISEMDGSMVSSIQLKVSLARRQPVIEPINDTTSSAVWSSIAANYSQKSAHKDGRDMKVYDEDLFQ, encoded by the exons atggtcTACTTACACTTCCCCTCAAATTTAACTGAGGAAGAAAAAATGCTGCAagacaaatacaataaattaaaacgaaag aaaaaagcCCTACAAGATTTGAAAACTCCAAAACCAGAGCCAGAGCGAATGCCCCAGGCACCAAAGCGTCCTACAGAAGCGCGCGATGCAAGAGAAGTCGCTAAGAAACTGATAAAGTCCGGGGTGATAACTGCGCCGAAGACCCCCAAGAGACCTGAGCAGTCTTTCAAGCGCCCGAGAGGCCTGGAGCGGAAACTGAACAGCACCGAGAAGACCATCTCCTCGTACCAACCCTTCTGTCCCACCCAACCGGAAGAAGAGGAAGCCGACGCCGCAGCCAGACCCCGGGTCAAGGGTCTCTACGAGTCGTTCGTCAGCGCCAAGAGCGACACCAGGCCCGTCGACAAGACTCCTCTGAAGCCCGAGCTCAAGCCGCGGGCCGGCAACACCATCTTCGTCTCGGGGTACAAAATCTCCGAGGACTACTTGAAGAAACACTTCACCTCTTTCGGCAGCATCTTGAATATTTCGATGGAGGCCGAGAAGAA cCGTGGCTTCATTACCTTTGACAAACCGGAAGCAGCCGAGCGCGCAATAAGCGAGATGGACGGCAGCATGGTTTCATCAATTCAGCTGAAAGTATCTTTAGCTCGTCGGCAGCCAGTTATTGAACCAATAAACGACACTACGTCAAGTGCTGTCTGGTCATCCATCGCTGCTAATTACTCACAGAAGAGTGCCCACAAAGACGGCAGAGACATGAAAGTTTATGACGAAGATTTGTTCCAATAG
- the LOC130673497 gene encoding ataxin-3-like encodes MESIFHEKQEGYLCAQHCLNALLQGPYFNAVDLANLAQQMDEEERLRMAESGVDSDDYRRFMQQPSENMDDSGYFSVQVISSALKVWGLELIPYNSTEPTALIAQDNPSQMRAYICNYKGHWFTIRKLGNQWFNLNSVLSGPQLLSDTYLSMFIAQLLQEGYSIFIVIGDLPQCTADDVLLKNPVTTASKSRPSVTKPESVGYRLGTAAEDEREKIQQAVAAFGRVQVPASSLNSFTASSSGEKSKERIIPITVEDDDDGYDDAANLKKALQLSLQDTDDDTEKSLKLRLKLDSNSKQTPPEEEEDDELRKALQLSLECVTAPTTPDPDDLRWRRLAYLGSLSRSGNESQLNT; translated from the exons ATGGAGagtatttttcatgaaaag CAAGAGGGATACCTGTGCGCCCAACATTGTCTGAATGCGCTGCTCCAGGGGCCATATTTCAACGCCGTCGACCTGGCAAACCTGGCCCAGCAGATGGACGAAGAGGAGAGACTGCGAATGGCCGAGTCCGGAGTCGACTCTGACGACTACAGGCGATTCATGCAG caaccGTCAGAGAACATGGACGACAGCGGGTATTTTTCTGTCCAAGTGATAAGCAGTGCACTTAAAGTCTGGGGCCTTGAGTTGATACCTTACAATAGCACCGAACCAACAGCACTTATTGCACAAGATAATCCTTC acaaATGAGAgcttatatatgtaattacaAAGGGCACTGGTTCACGATACGCAAGCTGGGGAACCAGTGGTTCAATTTAAATTCCGTGTTGAGTGGACCCCAGCTGCTTTCTGACACCTACTTGTCTATGTTCATTGCACAGTTACTTCAAGAAG GTTACtcaatttttatagtaattggAGATCTCCCCCAATGCACAGCCGACGACGTGCTGCTAAAAAACCCAGTAACGACAGCCAGTAAATCTAGACCTTCAGTCACTAAACCGGAGTCTGTGGGCTACAGATTGGGAACTGCGGCAGAGGATGAGCGGGAAAAAATTCAGCAAGCAGTTGCTGCTTTTGGTCGTGTCCAGGTTCCTGCTTCTTCGCTCAACTCATTCACGGCGTCATCGTCAGGAGAAAAATCTAAAGAAAGAATAATACCCATCACCGTAGAAGATGACGACGACGGATACGACGACGCGGCGAATTTGAAAAAAGCGCTTCAGCTCTCGCTCCAAGACACCGACGACGACACTGAGAAATCTCTCAAACTGAGACTGAAACTGGATTCAAATTCAAAGCAGACGCCGCCAGAGGAAGAGGAGGACGATGAGCTTAGGAAGGCTCTCCAGCTGAGTCTGGAATGCGTCACCGCTCCAACTACTCCAGATCCCGACGACTTGCGCTGGAGACGTCTCGCGTACCTGGGCAGCCTCTCAAGATCCGGAAACGAGTCTCAATTAAatacttaa